One region of Poecile atricapillus isolate bPoeAtr1 chromosome 8, bPoeAtr1.hap1, whole genome shotgun sequence genomic DNA includes:
- the P2RY1 gene encoding P2Y purinoceptor 1 produces MTEVLLSAALNGTEPNLLSSSGWSAGNVTTKCSLTKTGFQFYYLPTVYILVFITGFLGNSVAIWMFVFHMRPWSGISVYMFNLALADFLYVLTLPALIFYYFNKTDWIFGDIMCKLQRFIFHVNLYGSILFLTCISVHRYTGVVHPLKSLGRLKKKNAVYISSLVWVLVVGVISPILFYSGTGIRKNKTTTCYDTTADDYLRSYFIYSMCTTVLMFCIPFIVILGCYGLIVKALIYKDLDNSPLRRKSIYLVIIVLTVFAVSYLPFHVMKTLNLRARVDFQTPDMCAFNDKVYATYQVTRGLASLNSCVDPILYFLAGDTFRRRLSRATRKSSRRSEHNVQSKSEEMTLNILTEYKQNGDTSL; encoded by the coding sequence ATGACCGAAgtccttctctctgctgctctgaacGGAACTGAACCCAACCTGTTATCCAGCAGCGGCTGGTCTGCGGGAAACGTCACCACCAAGTGCTCCCTGACCAAAACCGGCTTCCAGTTCTATTACCTGCCCACCGTCTACATTCTGGTCTTCATCACCGGGTTTTTGGGCAACAGTGTGGCTATCTGGATGTTTGTCTTCCACATGAGGCCTTGGAGCGGCATCTCAGTTTACATGTTCAACTTGGCACTAGCCGATTTCTTGTATGTCTTGACTCTGCCCGCCCTCATCTTTTACTACTTCAACAAAACGGACTGGATCTTCGGAGATATCATGTGCAAGCTGCAGAGGTTCATCTTCCACGTGAACCTGTACGGCAGTATCCTGTTTCTAACCTGCATAAGCGTGCACAGGTACACGGGAGTGGTGCACCCCTTGAAGTCGCTGGGGAGGCTGAAGAAGAAGAACGCGGTGTACATCAGCAGCCTGGTCTGGGTCCTCGTGGTGGGCGTGATTTCTCCAATACTCTTCTACTCGGGAACAGggataaggaaaaataaaaccacaacgTGCTACGACACAACGGCTGATGATTACCTGAGAAGTTACTTCATTTATAGCATGTGCACCACAGTGCTGATGTTCTGCATCCCCTTCATAGTGATTCTTGGTTGCTATGGGCTCATCGTGAAAGCTTTGATTTACAAAGATTTGGACAATTCTCCTCTCAGGAGAAAATCCATTTACCTGGTCATTATTGTGTTGACGGTCTTTGCAGTGTCTTACCTTCCCTTCCACGTGATGAAGACCTTAAATCTAAGGGCCAGGGTGGATTTTCAAACCCCAGATATGTGTGCCTTCAACGATAAGGTTTATGCCACTTACCAAGTGACGAGGGGCCTGGCCAGCCTCAACAGCTGCGTTGACCCCATCCTTTACTTCCTGGCAGGTGACACCTTCCGAAGGCGGCTTTCCAGGGCCACCAGGAAATCATCCAGAAGGAGCGAACACAATGTGCAGTCCAAAAGTGAGGAAATGACtctcaatattttaacagaGTATAAACAGAACGGAGATACCAGTTTGTGA